From Fusobacterium sp. FSA-380-WT-3A, the proteins below share one genomic window:
- a CDS encoding YchJ family metal-binding protein: MENPKTALELMKARYEAYVQCDIDFIKKTHDPKTAKGINWKEAEEWSKNSQWLGLEIIETVRGTQFDTDGIVEFKAKYLDKISGKEIVHHERSYFVKKGRHWYYKGWIPID, from the coding sequence ATGGAAAATCCAAAAACTGCTCTTGAACTTATGAAAGCTAGATATGAGGCTTATGTTCAATGTGATATAGATTTTATAAAAAAAACTCATGACCCTAAAACTGCTAAAGGAATTAATTGGAAAGAGGCTGAAGAATGGTCTAAAAATTCCCAATGGCTTGGTTTAGAAATTATTGAAACTGTAAGAGGAACTCAATTTGATACTGATGGTATTGTGGAATTTAAAGCTAAATATCTAGATAAAATTTCTGGTAAAGAAATAGTCCATCATGAAAGAAGTTACTTTGTAAAAAAAGGTAGACATTGGTACTATAAAGGTTGGATTCCAATAGATTAA